The Pseudofrankia inefficax genome window below encodes:
- a CDS encoding shikimate kinase, which translates to MAVLVGSPGAGKTTVGALLAARLGVTLRDTDADVEAALGMSVSDVFIEQGEDAFRAAERDAVEAALAGHPGVLALGGGAVLAERTRAALAGHTVVYLDVDLADAAKRVGLARDRPLLVEAPRTRLAVLLRERKPLYEQVATIVVETAGRGPDEIVDEILAKLPTGGAE; encoded by the coding sequence GTGGCGGTTCTGGTCGGCTCGCCAGGCGCGGGGAAGACCACAGTCGGCGCGCTGCTGGCCGCCCGACTCGGCGTGACGCTTCGTGACACCGATGCGGACGTCGAGGCCGCGCTCGGGATGAGCGTGTCCGACGTCTTCATCGAGCAGGGCGAGGACGCCTTCCGGGCCGCGGAGCGCGACGCCGTCGAGGCCGCGCTCGCCGGGCACCCGGGCGTGCTCGCGTTGGGCGGTGGCGCGGTGCTCGCCGAGCGGACGCGGGCGGCGCTCGCCGGGCACACCGTCGTCTACCTCGACGTCGACCTCGCCGACGCGGCCAAGCGGGTCGGCCTGGCCCGGGATCGCCCGCTGCTGGTCGAGGCGCCGCGTACCCGGCTGGCCGTGCTGCTGCGCGAGCGCAAGCCGCTCTACGAGCAGGTGGCGACCATCGTGGTCGAGACCGCCGGCCGCGGCCCCGACGAGATCGTCGACGAGATCCTGGCCAAGCTGCCGACAGGGGGAGCCGAGTGA
- the efp gene encoding elongation factor P: MATTNDLKNGLTLDIDGVLWNVVAFQHVKPGKGGAFVRTTLKNVLTGKVVDRTFNAGVKVEFATVDKREMTYLYRDGTDFVFMDSESYDQIPVGPEVVGTVADYMLENTVATVALHDGAALYVELPASVELTISHTDPGLQGDRSTGGTKPAELETGATIQVPLFVTTGEKVKVDTRDGRYLGRVTS, translated from the coding sequence GTGGCTACCACGAACGACCTGAAGAACGGCCTGACGCTCGACATCGACGGCGTCCTGTGGAACGTGGTCGCGTTCCAGCACGTCAAGCCGGGCAAGGGCGGGGCGTTCGTCCGCACCACCCTGAAGAACGTGCTGACCGGCAAGGTGGTCGACCGGACCTTCAACGCCGGCGTCAAGGTGGAGTTCGCGACCGTCGACAAGCGGGAGATGACCTACCTCTACCGCGACGGCACCGACTTCGTCTTCATGGACAGCGAGTCCTACGACCAGATCCCGGTCGGTCCGGAGGTCGTCGGCACGGTGGCCGACTACATGCTGGAGAACACGGTCGCCACGGTCGCCCTGCACGACGGGGCGGCGCTGTACGTCGAGCTCCCGGCCAGCGTCGAGCTGACGATCTCGCACACCGACCCCGGCCTGCAGGGCGACCGGTCGACCGGTGGCACGAAGCCGGCGGAGCTGGAGACCGGAGCGACGATCCAGGTCCCGCTGTTCGTCACGACCGGCGAAAAGGTGAAGGTCGACACCCGCGACGGGCGTTACCTCGGCCGGGTGACGAGCTGA
- a CDS encoding prepilin peptidase, giving the protein MDYLGPGPAAGATGDGGWLFSVLYASWWGLVVAAVLATAAVVVAVRFGPELVGAFEPYEGESVRRGIPGRLTIGLVTAVAVVLVSEALRCSDLPALPAYLYLTDVGVVLAFVDARVHRLPDVIVLSSYPVLAALLVLGAVVDRLTWGFWGDGNWAIGAQLTGAAVGAAVPLLFFGLLHLIPRSGLGLGDVKLSGLLGAALGWTDEIYRVLLAVILGIFSAGLWAAFLLVTRRARRTDAIPYGPHLLLGAFLALLAGAVGS; this is encoded by the coding sequence ATGGACTACCTCGGCCCGGGTCCGGCGGCGGGTGCGACCGGAGACGGCGGCTGGCTGTTCAGCGTCCTTTACGCCAGCTGGTGGGGCCTGGTCGTCGCCGCGGTTCTCGCGACGGCCGCGGTCGTGGTCGCGGTCAGATTCGGGCCCGAGCTGGTCGGAGCGTTCGAGCCGTACGAGGGTGAGTCCGTACGCAGGGGGATCCCCGGCCGCCTGACGATCGGGCTGGTGACGGCTGTCGCGGTCGTTCTGGTGAGCGAGGCGCTGCGCTGCTCGGACCTCCCGGCGCTGCCCGCCTACCTGTACCTGACCGATGTCGGCGTCGTGCTGGCGTTCGTCGACGCGCGGGTCCACCGGCTCCCGGACGTGATCGTGCTGTCGTCCTACCCGGTTCTCGCTGCCCTGCTCGTTCTCGGTGCTGTCGTCGACAGGTTGACCTGGGGGTTCTGGGGCGACGGTAACTGGGCCATCGGCGCCCAGCTGACCGGAGCCGCCGTCGGAGCGGCCGTGCCACTGCTCTTCTTCGGACTGCTGCATCTGATCCCGCGCAGCGGCCTCGGCCTCGGCGACGTGAAGCTCTCCGGCCTGCTCGGGGCGGCCCTGGGCTGGACCGACGAGATCTACCGCGTCCTGCTGGCCGTCATCCTCGGCATCTTCTCCGCCGGCCTGTGGGCCGCGTTCCTGCTCGTCACCCGTCGGGCCCGCCGCACGGACGCGATCCCGTACGGTCCGCACCTCCTGCTGGGGGCGTTTCTCGCCCTGCTCGCCGGGGCCGTCGGCAGCTGA
- the nusB gene encoding transcription antitermination factor NusB, whose translation MSARSKSRKRALDILYEADLRSTSPLEILAARSVQNDPPVNEYTSGLVRDVTEHLGRIDGFIGEHAEGWTLERMPAVDRNILRIAVLEMMWRDDVPDRVAIDEAVELAKSVSTDRSPAFVNGLLASLLHVKPAAD comes from the coding sequence CTGAGCGCCAGGTCCAAGTCCCGCAAGCGCGCGCTCGACATCCTCTACGAGGCCGACCTCAGGTCGACGTCACCGCTGGAGATCCTGGCCGCGCGCTCGGTGCAGAACGACCCGCCGGTCAACGAGTACACCAGTGGCCTGGTCCGTGACGTCACCGAGCACCTGGGCCGGATCGACGGCTTCATCGGCGAGCACGCCGAGGGCTGGACGCTGGAGCGGATGCCGGCCGTGGACCGCAACATCCTGCGGATAGCCGTGCTGGAAATGATGTGGCGGGACGACGTCCCGGACCGGGTGGCCATCGACGAGGCGGTGGAGCTGGCCAAGTCGGTCTCCACCGACCGCTCGCCGGCCTTCGTCAACGGCCTGCTGGCCAGCCTGCTGCACGTCAAGCCGGCCGCCGACTAA
- the aroC gene encoding chorismate synthase, translated as MVRWLTAGESHGPALVATVEGLPAGIRVTSSDIGDDLARRRLGYGRGARMKFERDEVELLGGLRHGVSLGGPVSIVVRNTEWPKWQKVMSPDPVDPAELEGLGRNAPLTRPRPGHADLAGMQKYGFDDARPVLERASARETAARVALGRVAKAFLAQAYGVEILSHVLSIGAVAVPAGAPLPAPGTLAAIDADPCRCVDAETSARMVAEIDAAQKDADTLGGVVEVVVYGLPPGLGSYVMGDRRLDARLAGELMGIQAVKGVEFGDGFETARRRGSAAHDEIEVLAPEGGVQRVRRATDRAGGVEGGMTNGEVLRVRAAMKPISTLSRPLSTVDVATGETAVAIAQRSDVCAVPAAAVVAEAMVALVLAGTALEKFGGDSVEETRRNYEAYLKSLTVLS; from the coding sequence ATGGTGAGGTGGTTGACGGCAGGGGAGTCGCACGGGCCGGCGCTGGTGGCGACCGTGGAAGGCCTGCCGGCGGGGATCCGGGTGACGAGCTCGGACATCGGGGACGACCTGGCGCGCCGCCGGCTCGGCTACGGCCGCGGTGCCCGGATGAAGTTCGAGCGCGACGAGGTCGAGCTGCTCGGCGGGCTGCGCCACGGGGTGAGCCTCGGCGGGCCGGTCAGCATCGTGGTGCGCAACACCGAGTGGCCCAAGTGGCAGAAGGTCATGTCGCCCGACCCGGTCGACCCGGCCGAGCTCGAGGGGCTGGGGCGCAACGCGCCGCTGACCCGGCCGCGGCCCGGCCACGCCGACCTGGCCGGGATGCAGAAGTACGGGTTCGACGACGCCCGGCCGGTGCTGGAGCGGGCGAGCGCGCGGGAGACCGCCGCGCGGGTCGCGCTCGGCCGGGTGGCGAAGGCGTTCCTGGCGCAGGCCTACGGCGTCGAGATCCTGTCGCACGTGCTGTCGATCGGCGCCGTCGCCGTCCCGGCGGGCGCGCCGCTGCCGGCGCCGGGCACGCTCGCGGCGATCGACGCCGATCCCTGCCGGTGCGTCGACGCCGAGACGTCCGCCCGGATGGTCGCCGAGATCGACGCGGCCCAGAAGGACGCCGACACGCTCGGCGGCGTCGTCGAGGTGGTCGTCTACGGCCTGCCGCCGGGCCTCGGCAGCTACGTCATGGGCGACCGGCGGCTCGACGCGCGCCTCGCCGGCGAGCTGATGGGCATCCAGGCGGTCAAGGGCGTCGAGTTCGGCGACGGGTTCGAGACCGCGCGCCGTCGCGGGTCTGCGGCGCACGACGAGATCGAGGTGCTCGCCCCGGAAGGTGGCGTGCAGCGGGTCAGGCGGGCGACCGACCGGGCCGGCGGGGTCGAGGGCGGGATGACCAACGGCGAGGTGCTGCGGGTCCGGGCCGCGATGAAGCCGATCTCGACACTGTCTCGGCCGCTGTCGACCGTCGACGTCGCCACCGGCGAGACCGCCGTCGCGATCGCGCAGCGCTCGGACGTCTGCGCGGTGCCGGCTGCGGCCGTCGTCGCCGAGGCGATGGTCGCGCTGGTGCTGGCCGGCACGGCGCTGGAGAAGTTCGGCGGCGACTCGGTCGAGGAGACCCGGCGCAACTACGAGGCCTACCTCAAGTCACTGACGGTGCTTTCGTGA
- the ruvX gene encoding Holliday junction resolvase RuvX produces MAAGDPGGPSAGRSGDPAGAPGSGPPAGRPRKPRQRAARRPLPVGVWLGVDVGTVRIGVSVSDPDGVLALPIGTLRRDVSDNSDLAQLAELVHERRAVAVVVGLPMTLSGEEGLAAQRIRQYAQSLSARVAPIPVRLVDERLTTAAAHRRMAERGLSSRARRGLVDQEAAVQILQHALDVRRGAPPAPAAGGPTEDR; encoded by the coding sequence GTGGCGGCGGGTGATCCCGGCGGCCCGTCGGCGGGCCGCTCGGGCGACCCGGCCGGGGCGCCCGGGTCCGGGCCGCCGGCCGGCCGGCCGCGCAAGCCGCGCCAGCGAGCCGCCCGCCGGCCGCTGCCGGTGGGGGTCTGGCTCGGGGTCGACGTCGGCACCGTTCGGATCGGTGTCTCCGTGAGTGACCCGGATGGGGTTCTCGCACTACCGATAGGTACGCTTCGTCGCGACGTGTCAGACAACAGCGATCTCGCGCAGCTGGCCGAGCTCGTACACGAACGGCGGGCGGTAGCGGTGGTGGTCGGTCTGCCGATGACCCTCTCGGGTGAAGAGGGTCTGGCAGCCCAGCGGATCCGCCAATACGCACAGTCGCTGTCCGCTCGCGTCGCCCCGATTCCGGTCCGTCTCGTCGACGAGCGGCTGACGACGGCGGCGGCGCATCGCAGAATGGCCGAGCGAGGGCTGAGCTCACGAGCCCGCCGCGGTCTCGTCGACCAGGAGGCAGCCGTGCAGATCCTGCAACACGCGCTGGACGTGCGGCGCGGCGCGCCGCCCGCGCCCGCCGCCGGCGGCCCGACGGAAGATCGGTGA
- the mltG gene encoding endolytic transglycosylase MltG: protein MSERWDLDNGVGGAAGYGGTDPWAAHRTGARPVDPFAVESPEQPADISVGGGPVLGGSPGGQPAGGPTGGYPAANGGYGGDAFSVGDQGYGATGYPAATAPAPAATPGYSDTTAAFFGSGTGVWSSYQAPEAPSGYEIPGPAVAAPYVGGPYLGDSAAQGADSAVAYTETSTGYHAALGYSDGGQGTVVAGQGTLGGAQQAGYQQAGYPTGYLEPVQTGYLEPVQPTGYLEAVPQTGYQEAVHQTGYQEVAQQTGYQQAIGYPDAFGQQAQAAAYDYQSGYQQTGVNPSTGSFSTAGYQQAVPAVEQSGYQHAVPAVEQSGYQQAVPAVEHSGYQPAVPADQQTGYQAAYPSGAHPATGGHVVTGGYATEQYLADPYPRTGGLARPVLPAQPASPGLEPGYAAVVPAGYPDAGYSAAVQPAGYDASGQAAAFGTAGGATQAEAYPADGYPQGTGGYQAQTARYSDEPRQAGAGTGPRPPADLPAAGAVPPPAAEPGEGGTRSARRGRRAPDRRTEALNFRIDPPEDLYAPAEEDYADEPRGRFDQVPAAAPRRAGRAGARGQNGRFVAARDHADSGLDDLEDGDEDRLDDRPNDRAPRFERPRRDDHGDRARRRRAAPKLIAMLLVLAVLLGGGIYAGGKVLGRMTGGKAIPDYPGPGSGTAEVKVAQGATATDIAGTLFAADVVKSRQAFITAAANDPNSMKIQPGTYRLKKQMTAVGALAALLNSANSIYRFTLPPGRTADWLITELSQRLGVPKQTYQDLLDHPAGKLDLPAYANGHVEGYLLPSTYDLDPKATPAQTLNLFIDAFKAQAAKINLEAVAQQDGMTPDQIVTVASIIQMEVPRIDDGQKVARVIYNRLNDKTGKYQKLDMDSTTRYAVHKPTGALTQSDLNNPSPFNTRLHTGLPPAAIASPDLWALTSALHPYTGPQGADGQPWYYFVALPKSNVTIFASESEWPAAHARFIAEGGVG from the coding sequence GTGAGCGAGCGCTGGGACCTCGACAACGGTGTCGGGGGCGCGGCCGGGTACGGGGGGACTGACCCGTGGGCCGCGCACCGGACGGGCGCACGCCCGGTAGACCCGTTCGCTGTGGAGTCGCCTGAACAGCCGGCCGACATCTCGGTGGGCGGTGGACCGGTTCTGGGCGGATCGCCCGGCGGCCAGCCCGCGGGCGGCCCCACCGGCGGCTACCCGGCGGCCAACGGCGGGTACGGCGGCGACGCCTTCAGCGTCGGCGACCAGGGCTATGGCGCCACGGGGTACCCGGCGGCCACCGCGCCCGCGCCGGCCGCCACCCCGGGGTACAGCGACACCACCGCGGCCTTCTTCGGCTCGGGAACCGGGGTCTGGTCCAGCTACCAGGCACCCGAGGCACCCAGCGGGTACGAGATACCCGGTCCGGCGGTCGCCGCCCCGTATGTCGGCGGTCCCTACCTCGGCGACTCGGCGGCCCAGGGTGCCGACAGCGCCGTCGCCTACACCGAGACGTCCACCGGGTACCACGCCGCGCTCGGCTACTCCGACGGTGGCCAGGGGACCGTGGTGGCAGGGCAGGGCACGCTCGGCGGCGCGCAGCAGGCGGGCTACCAGCAGGCCGGCTACCCGACGGGCTACCTGGAGCCGGTCCAGACCGGTTATCTGGAACCGGTCCAACCAACCGGCTACCTGGAGGCGGTGCCCCAGACGGGGTATCAGGAGGCCGTGCACCAGACCGGCTACCAGGAAGTCGCCCAGCAGACCGGCTACCAGCAGGCCATCGGCTACCCGGACGCCTTCGGGCAGCAGGCGCAGGCCGCTGCCTACGACTACCAGTCCGGCTACCAACAGACCGGGGTCAACCCGTCGACCGGCTCCTTCTCGACCGCCGGCTACCAGCAGGCCGTCCCAGCCGTCGAACAGAGCGGCTACCAGCACGCGGTTCCGGCCGTGGAGCAGAGCGGCTACCAGCAGGCAGTTCCGGCTGTCGAGCACAGCGGCTACCAGCCTGCCGTTCCGGCCGACCAGCAGACCGGCTACCAGGCCGCCTATCCGTCCGGGGCCCATCCCGCGACGGGCGGTCACGTCGTCACCGGTGGCTACGCCACCGAGCAGTACCTCGCCGACCCGTACCCGCGAACCGGTGGTCTCGCCCGGCCGGTCCTGCCCGCGCAGCCGGCGAGCCCGGGCCTGGAACCCGGCTACGCGGCTGTCGTCCCGGCCGGTTACCCCGACGCCGGCTACTCGGCGGCGGTGCAACCGGCCGGCTACGACGCGAGCGGCCAGGCCGCCGCGTTCGGAACCGCAGGCGGCGCCACCCAGGCCGAGGCCTACCCGGCCGACGGCTACCCGCAGGGCACCGGCGGCTATCAGGCCCAGACCGCCCGCTACAGCGACGAGCCCAGGCAGGCCGGCGCCGGCACCGGGCCTCGGCCCCCGGCTGACCTCCCCGCGGCGGGCGCGGTCCCGCCGCCCGCCGCCGAGCCCGGCGAGGGCGGGACCCGCTCGGCCCGGCGCGGCCGGCGCGCCCCCGACCGGCGCACCGAGGCGCTGAACTTCCGGATCGACCCGCCCGAGGACCTTTACGCGCCGGCCGAAGAGGACTACGCCGACGAGCCGCGTGGCCGGTTCGACCAGGTCCCCGCCGCCGCCCCCCGGCGCGCGGGCAGGGCCGGCGCCCGCGGCCAGAACGGTCGGTTCGTCGCCGCGCGCGACCACGCCGACAGCGGGCTGGACGACCTCGAGGACGGCGACGAGGACCGGCTGGACGACAGACCGAACGACAGGGCTCCCCGGTTCGAGCGGCCGCGGCGCGACGACCATGGTGACCGGGCCCGCCGCCGTCGCGCGGCGCCGAAGCTCATCGCGATGCTGCTCGTGCTCGCCGTGCTGCTCGGCGGGGGCATCTACGCGGGCGGCAAGGTGCTCGGCCGGATGACCGGCGGCAAGGCGATCCCGGACTACCCGGGCCCGGGCTCCGGCACCGCCGAGGTGAAGGTCGCCCAGGGCGCGACCGCGACCGACATCGCCGGGACGCTGTTCGCGGCCGACGTCGTCAAGAGCAGGCAGGCCTTCATCACGGCCGCGGCCAACGACCCGAACTCGATGAAGATCCAGCCGGGCACCTACCGGCTGAAGAAGCAGATGACCGCCGTAGGAGCGCTCGCCGCGCTGCTGAACTCGGCCAACTCGATCTACCGGTTCACCCTGCCGCCCGGCCGGACGGCTGACTGGCTGATCACCGAGCTCTCCCAGCGGCTCGGCGTGCCGAAACAGACCTACCAGGACCTCCTCGATCACCCGGCGGGCAAGCTCGACCTGCCGGCCTACGCGAACGGGCACGTCGAGGGCTACCTGCTCCCGTCCACCTACGACCTCGACCCGAAGGCGACGCCCGCGCAGACGCTGAACCTGTTCATCGACGCGTTCAAGGCGCAGGCCGCGAAGATCAATCTTGAGGCGGTCGCGCAGCAGGACGGGATGACGCCGGACCAGATCGTCACCGTCGCCTCCATCATTCAGATGGAGGTGCCGCGCATCGACGACGGCCAGAAGGTGGCCCGGGTGATCTACAACCGGCTCAACGACAAGACGGGCAAGTACCAGAAGCTCGACATGGACTCGACGACCCGGTACGCGGTCCACAAGCCGACCGGGGCGTTGACCCAGAGCGACCTGAACAATCCCAGCCCGTTCAACACCCGCCTGCACACGGGCCTGCCGCCGGCCGCGATCGCGAGCCCCGACCTGTGGGCGCTGACGTCGGCCCTGCACCCGTACACCGGGCCGCAGGGGGCCGACGGGCAGCCGTGGTACTACTTCGTCGCGCTGCCCAAGTCGAATGTCACGATCTTCGCGAGCGAGTCGGAGTGGCCGGCGGCGCACGCCAGGTTCATAGCCGAGGGCGGCGTTGGCTGA
- the mltG gene encoding endolytic transglycosylase MltG, with protein sequence MNSYDDLDDSEPDYDGYDGRVAGFRSDDGRRRRSRRGRALTKLLVLLVVLAALLGGGIYAVGSLIPRIGGSTAAKDYPGPGTGSVEVRVGFGDSATDIATSLHKAGVIASTRAFVSVARADPRAEQIQPGAYQLARQMSAREAFLALLDPANNRLRLTITEGETVQQVLKDLSKRMGVPVATYEAIVRGPAGKLDLPSYANGLVEGYLFPDTYLLDPRASPAETLQMFIGEFSDKAAGLGLESGAARLGLTPAQVVIVASILEKEVRNPPEYPMAARVIYNRLADPKDFPTLGMDSTTRYAENNYEGPLTQSQLTSDNPYNTRKIKGLPPGPISNPGELALNSALNPAAGSWNYFVSMPNGQTKFATTEQEFEQLLAEYHAAGGTAGG encoded by the coding sequence GTGAACTCGTACGACGATCTGGATGACAGTGAGCCGGACTACGACGGCTACGACGGGCGCGTTGCCGGCTTTCGCTCGGATGACGGTCGTCGTCGGAGGTCACGCAGAGGCCGGGCGCTGACGAAGCTGCTGGTCCTGCTCGTCGTCCTCGCCGCCCTGCTCGGCGGTGGGATCTACGCCGTCGGCTCGCTGATCCCCCGGATCGGCGGGTCGACAGCCGCGAAGGACTATCCCGGCCCCGGTACGGGCTCGGTCGAGGTCAGGGTGGGCTTCGGCGACAGCGCCACCGACATCGCCACCTCGCTGCACAAGGCCGGGGTGATCGCGAGTACCCGTGCCTTCGTGTCCGTCGCGCGAGCCGACCCGAGGGCGGAGCAGATCCAGCCGGGGGCTTACCAGCTGGCCCGGCAGATGAGCGCGCGGGAGGCCTTCCTGGCGCTGCTCGACCCGGCGAACAACCGCCTGCGGCTGACGATCACTGAGGGGGAGACCGTCCAGCAGGTGCTCAAGGACCTCTCGAAGCGGATGGGCGTGCCGGTCGCGACCTACGAGGCCATCGTGCGCGGCCCGGCCGGGAAGCTCGACCTGCCGAGCTACGCGAACGGCCTGGTCGAGGGCTACCTGTTCCCGGACACCTACCTGCTCGACCCGCGGGCGTCCCCGGCGGAGACCCTGCAGATGTTCATCGGCGAGTTCTCCGACAAGGCGGCCGGCCTCGGCCTGGAAAGCGGTGCGGCCCGGCTCGGTCTCACCCCCGCCCAGGTCGTCATCGTCGCGTCGATCCTGGAGAAGGAGGTCAGGAACCCGCCCGAGTACCCGATGGCGGCCAGGGTCATCTACAACCGGCTGGCCGACCCGAAGGACTTCCCGACGCTCGGGATGGACTCGACGACGCGCTACGCCGAGAACAACTACGAGGGCCCGCTCACCCAGAGCCAGCTCACGTCTGACAACCCGTACAACACCCGCAAGATCAAGGGCCTGCCGCCCGGCCCGATCTCCAACCCCGGCGAGCTGGCCCTGAACTCGGCGCTGAACCCCGCCGCGGGCTCGTGGAACTACTTCGTCTCGATGCCGAACGGCCAGACGAAGTTCGCGACCACCGAGCAGGAGTTCGAACAGCTGCTCGCCGAGTACCACGCCGCCGGCGGGACCGCGGGCGGCTGA
- a CDS encoding shikimate dehydrogenase family protein: MLGSPIGHSLSPVLHRAAYQALGLDDWSYTAIETDEAGLPGVLDEVRSRAGWAGLSLTMPLKTAAVPLVDRLDASVEAVGALNTIVVEPDGSLAGYNTDIAGIRYAVRQVLGAARPGGHEALPAALAPAPPAGGSAPPLAVPPVRPLLLGAGGTARAAVAALAAVGVRRVGVVARRAAAVVPLTEIGARLGIEVVALPWETIAGGLPRGVDLVVATTPAGVTDQLAEWAWPAGCPLVELLYHPWPTALAVTAYRAGARVGGGMAVLAAQAAEQVTLFTGRPVRVEVLLTAGTQALTRRAAVDAFSPAKS; this comes from the coding sequence GTGCTCGGATCGCCGATCGGGCATTCGCTGTCCCCGGTGCTGCACCGGGCCGCCTACCAGGCGCTCGGGCTCGACGACTGGTCCTACACGGCCATCGAGACCGACGAGGCCGGGCTGCCGGGCGTCCTGGACGAGGTCCGGTCGCGGGCCGGCTGGGCCGGCCTGTCGCTGACGATGCCGCTGAAGACCGCGGCCGTACCCCTGGTCGACCGCCTCGACGCGAGCGTCGAGGCGGTCGGCGCGCTCAACACGATCGTCGTCGAGCCGGACGGCTCGCTCGCCGGCTACAACACCGACATCGCCGGCATTCGGTACGCCGTCCGCCAGGTCCTCGGCGCGGCCCGTCCCGGCGGGCATGAGGCGCTCCCGGCGGCCCTGGCGCCCGCGCCGCCGGCCGGCGGGTCGGCGCCGCCGCTGGCGGTGCCGCCGGTACGTCCGCTGCTGCTCGGCGCGGGCGGGACGGCGCGGGCCGCCGTCGCGGCGCTCGCCGCGGTCGGGGTGCGCCGGGTCGGCGTGGTCGCCCGTCGCGCGGCGGCGGTCGTCCCGTTGACGGAGATCGGTGCGCGGCTCGGGATCGAGGTCGTCGCGCTGCCCTGGGAGACCATCGCCGGCGGGCTGCCCCGCGGCGTGGATCTCGTCGTCGCGACCACCCCCGCGGGCGTGACCGACCAGCTCGCCGAATGGGCCTGGCCCGCCGGCTGCCCGCTCGTCGAGCTGCTGTACCACCCATGGCCGACGGCGCTGGCGGTCACCGCCTACCGCGCGGGTGCCCGGGTCGGCGGCGGGATGGCCGTCCTCGCGGCCCAGGCGGCCGAACAGGTCACCCTGTTCACCGGCCGGCCGGTCCGGGTCGAGGTCCTGTTGACCGCCGGGACACAGGCCCTCACCCGCCGCGCGGCCGTCGACGCCTTTTCACCGGCCAAGAGCTGA
- the aroQ gene encoding type II 3-dehydroquinate dehydratase yields MTAILVLSGVNLGRLGKREPAVYGRTTYPELVAQVEKTAAELGVAVDCRQTDDEATMIGWLHEAADTGAAVVLNPGAWTHYSYALRDAAAALTGPLVEVHLSQVAAREAFRHVSVIGPVATGTITGLGVDGYLLAVRALAARGSEPIPANTIQ; encoded by the coding sequence GTGACCGCGATCCTGGTCCTGTCGGGGGTCAATCTGGGCCGGCTCGGCAAGCGCGAGCCGGCGGTCTACGGCCGCACGACCTACCCCGAGCTGGTCGCCCAGGTCGAGAAGACCGCCGCCGAGCTCGGCGTCGCCGTCGACTGCCGGCAGACCGACGACGAGGCCACGATGATCGGCTGGCTGCACGAGGCCGCCGACACGGGCGCCGCCGTCGTGCTCAACCCGGGGGCGTGGACGCACTACTCCTACGCGCTGCGGGACGCGGCCGCCGCGCTCACCGGCCCGCTGGTCGAGGTGCACCTGTCCCAGGTCGCGGCCCGGGAGGCGTTCCGGCATGTCAGCGTCATCGGCCCGGTCGCGACCGGCACCATCACCGGCCTGGGCGTCGACGGCTACCTGCTCGCGGTGCGCGCGCTCGCGGCACGCGGCTCGGAGCCGATTCCGGCGAACACGATCCAGTAA
- the aroB gene encoding 3-dehydroquinate synthase, with protein MTVTRGVPGELVRVPVAPAGDRPYEVLVGDGLVGRLAATVAGRTRAAVIHPAALATAAAAVAADLRAAGIETHPIQVPDGEAAKELAVAGRCWDELGRLGFTRDDVVIGFGGGTVTDLAGFVAACWLRGVDVVQVPTTVLAMVDAAVGGKTGIDTAAGKNLVGAFHQPLTVLCDTALLATLPPVEVQAGLAEVVKAGFIADPVILDLLDADPTGATDLPELIERAIRVKAEVVSGDPREAGRREILNYGHTLGHAIEKVEHYRWRHGAAISVGMVYAAELSRLAAGLDADVAARHRELLVRVGLPVGYPAQAWPELLAAMRVDKKSRGRMLRFVVLDALAAPRLLADPDPALVRAAFDAVATASQTGTTT; from the coding sequence GTGACCGTCACACGGGGCGTGCCCGGGGAGCTGGTCCGGGTGCCGGTGGCGCCCGCGGGGGACCGGCCGTACGAGGTGCTGGTCGGCGACGGCCTGGTCGGGAGGCTGGCCGCCACCGTCGCCGGGCGGACCAGGGCGGCAGTGATCCACCCCGCGGCGCTCGCCACGGCCGCGGCGGCGGTAGCCGCCGACCTGCGCGCCGCCGGCATCGAGACGCACCCGATCCAGGTGCCCGACGGCGAGGCCGCGAAGGAGCTGGCCGTCGCCGGGCGCTGCTGGGACGAGCTGGGCCGGCTCGGGTTCACCCGCGACGACGTGGTGATCGGCTTCGGCGGCGGCACGGTGACCGACCTGGCCGGCTTCGTCGCCGCCTGCTGGCTGCGCGGGGTCGACGTCGTCCAGGTGCCGACCACCGTGCTCGCGATGGTCGACGCGGCCGTCGGCGGCAAGACCGGCATCGACACCGCCGCCGGCAAGAACCTGGTCGGCGCGTTCCACCAGCCGCTGACCGTGCTCTGCGACACGGCGCTGCTGGCCACGCTGCCGCCCGTCGAGGTCCAGGCCGGCCTGGCCGAGGTCGTGAAGGCCGGCTTCATCGCCGACCCGGTGATCCTGGACCTGCTGGACGCGGACCCGACGGGGGCCACCGACCTGCCCGAGCTGATCGAGCGGGCCATCCGGGTGAAGGCCGAGGTCGTCTCCGGCGACCCGCGCGAGGCCGGCCGCCGCGAGATCCTGAACTACGGCCACACCCTGGGGCACGCGATCGAGAAGGTCGAGCACTACCGCTGGCGGCACGGCGCGGCGATCTCCGTCGGCATGGTCTACGCCGCCGAGCTGTCCCGGCTCGCGGCCGGCCTGGACGCGGACGTCGCCGCCCGTCACCGGGAGCTGCTCGTTCGGGTCGGCCTGCCGGTCGGGTACCCGGCGCAGGCCTGGCCCGAGCTGCTCGCCGCGATGCGGGTCGACAAGAAGTCCCGCGGCCGGATGCTGCGTTTCGTCGTCCTGGACGCGCTCGCCGCGCCCCGGCTGCTCGCCGACCCGGACCCGGCCCTCGTCCGCGCCGCGTTCGACGCGGTCGCGACGGCGTCGCAGACCGGGACGACGACGTGA